AGACGGCCCGCGACAATGTCGCCGCCCAGGCGCTCTACGAGGGGCTTGGTTGGCTACGAGACAATGATTTCTTCGTCTACGCGATTCATCCTTAGGAATTCGCGTCGGCTCTTAGCGATAACTTCGAAGAGCATCGCATTGAACTCACCCAACTCCTTTCAGACCGAAAGCTGACGCTTGCTTAAGCGTTACAAAGAGCGGTCTCTAAAGGGCGCGTGCTCGTTGCCTTATCGCCGCGTTCTCCAAAATCGTCGTGCCGTCTTTTCCGTGCAGAAATTCACCGACAAAGGCACGACCGATATCGTCCTGATCAATCGTTCCGAACGATCCCGGCACCAGGCGACCGAGTACAGCAAGATAACCAGGGGTGTGCGCATTGCCGGCGATGATGCCGGGTCGAAAGATGGCCAATTGCTTGAATCCGACGCCGCGCACGGCGTCCTCCTTTTCACCCATGATGCGGGCGTAGCGAATCCGGCTCTTGGTGCTGCTACCGGCTGCCGAAAGTAGCCCGAATCGCTCGACGCCTGCAGCCAGGCAGCCGCGCGCAAACGCGCCGACCACACCGATCTCCAGTTTCCTCATGTCGTCTACGCTCCATTGCTGGCTCCCTTTGCCAATGCCGATGCACGATGCGGCATACACAGGGTCACCCTGCGCACGACATGTCCCGGCCAGTTCGGCGACATCACTGGCGAAGCTTGGCGCACCCGTATCCATGATCACCTGGCGCAGACGCGCGTCGGCCGCGATAGGTGCCTCCCGGCGATTGACCAGCACGACCTCCGCGCAGGAGCTCGTGGCGAGCAATGCCCGTATCACTGCCGACCCCACTTGTCCGGTACCACCGGCGACCAGAACGCGAAAGCTCATGGTATGTCTCGTCTTCGTATGAGGTTATGCGCGCCTTGGCGACGCGCCCGCTTTATAAAAGGTACCCGTAAAGTATGCGTGATTTCCGCATGAGGAACGGAAGGGAACATGCGGCTCTATCCACGTCAGCGCACGCCCTTCTGAGCAAGTCACCACGTCTCGCTCGCCATCCGTTTTCGCAAAGCCAAGGCCTTCTCGCTCGGCGCATCCTCCACGAACGTGCCCAGCTGGATATCACCGTCCGGCACATACGTACTCATCACGACACCACTCGCCGATACCTTGGACGCGATCAGCCGAAGCGATGATGGCTTGGCCATCCCGCCGAAGAGGCGTTTGCCACGCCCAAGTACAACGGGGAAGGTCCACACGATGTATTCGTCGATCAGCGAAGCGGCCTGGAGCGATTGAATCAGGTTGCCGCTGCCAATGATCTGTAGGTCGAGACCCGGCTGAGCCTTGAGGGCGGTGATGGCCGAAACGACGTCGTTTCCGAGCAGGGTCGAGTTGTTCCAATCGAGTGTCGTCAACGTGCGCGACGCAACATGTTTCTTCGCCGCGTTGAATATCTTCGCGATGGGGTTCTCGTCCGGCTGGTATGGCCAGTATGCGTCGAATATCTCGTAGGTCCGCCGCCCGAGCACCAGCTCGCGGCCCTTGCCGTCAAAACCGGCTGCCGAGATGTCCAGACTCTCGTCTGCTGCATGGGCAAACATCCAACCGCCCTGCGTGAATCCACCCGTGGCGTCTTCTTCCGGTCC
This genomic window from Dyella terrae contains:
- a CDS encoding NAD-dependent epimerase/dehydratase family protein, translating into MSFRVLVAGGTGQVGSAVIRALLATSSCAEVVLVNRREAPIAADARLRQVIMDTGAPSFASDVAELAGTCRAQGDPVYAASCIGIGKGSQQWSVDDMRKLEIGVVGAFARGCLAAGVERFGLLSAAGSSTKSRIRYARIMGEKEDAVRGVGFKQLAIFRPGIIAGNAHTPGYLAVLGRLVPGSFGTIDQDDIGRAFVGEFLHGKDGTTILENAAIRQRARAL
- a CDS encoding dihydrofolate reductase family protein → MRKLIASTFVSLDGIMQAPGGPEEDATGGFTQGGWMFAHAADESLDISAAGFDGKGRELVLGRRTYEIFDAYWPYQPDENPIAKIFNAAKKHVASRTLTTLDWNNSTLLGNDVVSAITALKAQPGLDLQIIGSGNLIQSLQAASLIDEYIVWTFPVVLGRGKRLFGGMAKPSSLRLIASKVSASGVVMSTYVPDGDIQLGTFVEDAPSEKALALRKRMASETW